Proteins encoded together in one Hylaeus volcanicus isolate JK05 chromosome 3, UHH_iyHylVolc1.0_haploid, whole genome shotgun sequence window:
- the LOC128873680 gene encoding translocation protein SEC63 homolog has product MSGQKFQYDESGGTFFYFLLSFLALLLIPGTYYLWPRCPKQDPDQEAKECQCDGCKKKKIILQLNEPWKETKALFTKFLIILGWVILIFLAYKVSQFDYEMANFDPFEILGVSAGSSQSDIKKAYRKLSLILHPDKETGNEKAFMKLTKAYQALTDDEARKNWEKYGNPDGPRAMSFGIALPSWIVEKENSVWVLGLYSLVFMFALPTVVGMWWYKSIRYTGDQVLLATSEMYSVFFIKTSSMSLKRVIMILAASFEFYKKQNAEIVERHTDSEEVYWLIKQLPQLGAKNKEGPLCNSYSIKARALLHAHLFRIPLNPETLDKDRQYIVKKCPYLIQGMVTTVNRVILLAYAKRVSRLPSIKTVENCMKLCPMIVQGFWEFKNPLLQLPHITEDNLKCFLAKKHQIKSLQQFAQLKGEERRLILRNLSDSHYEDVMKVLGSMPYIEFKVRSEVIDDENPTVYTAGAIVTVTVSLTRKDMKHLFGDDTVKEQVMIDDSKVGAEPTDEVSEEQTQSVKKPAWLRQRKGQKKSHKKGTSKKSTSIKNAQTQSQSGNNNAQQTNTPNSKKKEDKVEKESSKDKSSDVSDSDVDSDRSDDDDSHDKKDVTIDDDDDDTEWERFQQKISKREKVLEGRSNLSHEVHCPLFPDVKQEYWWVYICDRKSQTLLTPPIYVTSLAHFEEVQLKFTAPRWPGVYTFTVCLRSDSYLGFDQAQNIKLDVKEAPEIPREHPQWDISDDETAEDIDAADEHSEFTTDEDISDNE; this is encoded by the exons ATGAGTGgccaaaaatttcaatatgaCGAAAGTGGCGggacatttttctattttttgctATCGTTTCTGGCGCTTCTCTTGATACCTGGAACGTATTACCTTTGGCCACGTTGCCCGAAGCAAG ATCCTGATCAAGAGGCAAAAGAGTGTCAGTGCGATggatgtaaaaagaaaaagattatcCTGCAACTTAACGAACCTTGGAAAGAAACCAAAGCATTATTCAC AAAATTCCTTATTATCCTTGGATGGGTAATCCTTATTTTTCTGGCATATAAAGTATCACAATTTGATTATGAAATGGCCAATTTTGatccatttgaaatacttggAGTATCTGCT GGTTCATCACAGAGTGACATTAAAAAAGCTTATCGTAAACTGTCTTTGATTCTCCATCCAGATAAAGAGACTGGAAATGAAAAAGCATTTATGAAACTAACCAAAG CTTATCAAGCATTAACGGACGATGAAGCACGCAAAAATTGGGAGAAATATGGAAATCCAGATGGTCCACGAGCAATGAGCTTTGGTATAGCCTTACCATCCTGGatcgttgaaaaagaaaattctgtatGGGTTTTGGGATTATATTCCTTGGTATTCATGTTTGCTTTACCAACAGTTGTTGGAATGTGGTGGTATAAGAGTATTCGTTACACCGGTGATCAA GTTCTATTAGCAACTTCTGAAATGTATTCTGTcttctttattaaaacatcTTCAATGTCCCTGAAAAGAGTCATCATGATTTTAGCTGcttcttttgaattttataaaaaacaaaatgcagAAATAGTTGAAAGGCATACAGATAGCGAGGAAGTTTATTGG CTCATCAAACAGTTACCTCAGCTAGGAGCAAAAAATAAGGAAGGTCCATTGTGTAACTCATATTCAATTAAAGCTAGGGCTTTACTTCATGCACATTTGTTTCGTATACCATTAAATCCAGAAACATTAGACAAAGATAGGCAGTACATAGTGAAAAAGTGTCCATATTTAATTCAAGGAATGGTAACTACTGTTAATCGAGTGATTTTATTAGCTTATGCTAAAAGAG tTTCACGTTTACCAAGTATAAAAACGGtggaaaattgtatgaaaCTATGTCCAATGATAGTACAAGGTTTTTGGGAATTTAAAAATCCTCTTTTACAATTACCACATATAACCgaagataatttaaaatgtttcttagcaAAAAAG caTCAAATCAAAAGTCTTCAACAATTTGCACAATTGAaaggagaagaaagaagaCTGATCCTTAGAAATTTATCAGATAGCCACTATGAAGATGTTATGAAAGTTCTTGGAAGTATGCCATACATAGAATTTAAAGTACGATCCGAag TAATTGACGACGAAAATCCAACGGTTTATACTGCTGGTGCTATTGTGACCGTAACAGTATCGTTAACTCGCAAGgatatgaaacatttatttggagacGATACTGTCAAGGAACAAGTAATGATCGATGACAGTAAAGTAGGTGCCGAACCTACCGATGAAGTGTCAGAGGAGCAAACACAATCTGTTAAGAAGCCAGCATGGCTTAGACAGAGGAAAGGTCAGAAAAAATCCCATAAAAAAGGCACTAGTAAAAAATCTACTTCTATAAAAAATGCACAGACACAGTCCCAGTCTGGCAATAATAATGCTCAACAAACAAATACTCctaattcaaagaaaaaagaagataaagtAGAGAAAGAGTCTTCCAAAGATAAATCGTCAGATGTTAGCGATAGCGATGTTGACAGTGATAGAAGCGACGACGATGACAGTCATGATAAAAAGGATGTAACTAtcgatgatgatgatgatgatacAGAATGGGAAAG gtttcaacaaaaaatttcaaagagaGAAAAAGTTCTCGAGGGAAGAAGTAATTTATCACACGAAGTGCATTGTCCACTATTTCCAGATGTTAAACAGGAATACTGGTGGGTTTACATCTGTGATCGTAAAAGTCAAACTTTACTGACACCGCCTATTTATGTCACATCATTAGCACATTTTGAAGAAGTTCAGTTAAAATTTACAGCACCACGATGGCCAggtgtttatacatttactgTATGTTTACGTAGTGATTCTTATCTTGGCTTTGATCAGGCTCAAAATATTAAG TTGGATGTGAAAGAAGCACCAGAAATACCTAGAGAACATCCTCAATGGGACATTTCTGACGACGAAACTGCAGAAGACATTGATGCAGCTGATGAACATTCCGAGTTCACAACCGACGAAGATATCAGTGACAATGAGTAA
- the LOC128873682 gene encoding inhibitor of nuclear factor kappa-B kinase subunit alpha-like, whose amino-acid sequence MTATPVLVDGWRLNKILGTGGFGIVELWVHTSDKKLAIKKCKWNIEHLSVSQQNRWVKEVEIMKHLNHKNIIKSLDLPFRYPDENIKLPILCMEFCRKGDLRKVLNNIENCCGISEKEAINVMKDISSAVEYLHSKNITHRDLKPENIVLQDEHDNISYKLIDLGYAKELGEASISASIVGTLNYVAPELLWKQKYSCSVDYWSLGIFFYELVTGTRPFFPKMQHTMMWMQYIKNKSDNDICAFESDGKVVFSENITDLTKLSRCLRNKLVEWFRVVLQWDPRKRGKQCDENGEMQLVVFKLLNTILSKQIVYVFSASRYKLNAYEVADSTTVMDIQSMIEKDDNIPVNQQILTNYFGKVLINGTSVLSQISKDPVMFVFESGSTLMGNTHVPDIPILVQKMIELSRDQLDFETLKDYYRAAIFFTSQEVHLFQLYIFALTIKVDLLVSRHNIFDKNITNALTSINALLRELSTIRTEWEREFVNKKKIETLEIKFEKITKLAKATDQIKLKFNPLIRESNELKNKAESIDCVKNVSQLYDKAVKIFEQCKNEKSHKGVRPTEMVKLIFEFLKVLEAQFNNENISEIIKRMAKLEVELLTLERIFDSVAVMTTVYHEKLQNVTNCTFSNIPHISNKEAYLNTSVAVHNEMLTTLGNNDIKMSNELTDKQLSNVPVVKPNETTDGENDLIYDNLVLRHTLNHFLIELQKKYMEVVSLEL is encoded by the exons ATGACTGCTACACCAGTTTTAGTTGATGGTTggagattaaataaaattcttggtACTGGAGGATTTGGTATTGTTGAACTTTGGGTTCACACAAGTGATAAAAAACTTG CAATCAAGAAATGTAAATGGAATATCGAACATTTATCAGTTTCACAACAAAACAGATGGGTCAAGGAAGTAGAGATAATGAAACACTtgaatcataaaaatattataaaatcattAGACTTACCATTTAGATATCCagatgaaaatataaagttgCCAATATTATGCATGGAATTTTGTCGGAAAGGTGATCTTAGAAAG gttttaaataatatagaaaattgcTGTGGTATTAGCGAAAAAGAAGCAATTAATGTAATGAAGGATATTTCTTCAGCTgtagaatatttacattctaaaaatattacacatcGTGACTTGAAACCTGAAAATATAGTTTTGCAAGATGAACATGATAAT atttcatacaaattaataGATCTTGGATATGCAAAAGAACTTGGTGAAGCTAGTATATCTGCATCTATTGTAGGCACATTAAATTATGTAGCTCCAGAGCTCCTTTGGAAACAGAAATATAGTTGTTCTGTGGATTATTGGAGTTTAGGCATTTTTTTCTATGAACTTGTCACTGGTACAAGACCATTTTTCCCAAAGATGCAACATACTATGATGTG gatgcaatacattaaaaataaaagtgataaTGACATTTGTGCCTTTGAATCGGATGGAAAAGTAGTTTTTAGTGAAAATATTACTGATCTTACTAAACTGTCAAG ATGCCTCAGAAATAAACTGGTAGAGTGGTTTAGAGTGGTGTTACAATGGGATCCaaggaaaagaggaaaacAGTGTGATGAAAATGGAGAGATGCAACTCGtagtatttaaattacttaataCCATTTTATCCAAACAG atagtatatgtattttcCGCATCGAGATATAAACTTAATGCATATGAAGTAGCTGACAGTACTACTGTCATGGATATTCAATCTATGATTGAAAAAGATGATAATATACCAGtaaatcaacaaattttaacaaattacttTGGTAAAGTTCTCATAAATGGGACATCAGTTTTATCTCAAATTTCCAAG GATCCAGTTATGTTTGTCTTTGAAAGTGGAAGTACTTTGATGGGAAATACACATGTACCAGATATTCCTATATTAGTTCAGAAAATGATAGAATTATCGAGAGATCAATTGGattttgaaacattgaaaGATTATTATCGCGcagcaatattttttacctcgCAAGAAGTACATCTGTTtcaactatatatttttgctttgACTATAAAAGT gGATTTATTAGTTTCAAGACATaatatattcgataaaaaCATAACAAATGCATTAACAAGTATAAATGCTCTTTTGAGGGAATTATCCACAATTCGTACAGAATGGGAAAGGgaattcgtaaataaaaaaaagatagagactttagaaattaaatttgaaaaaattactaaacTTGCTAAGGCTACTGatcaaatcaaattaaaattcaatccGTTAATACGAGAaagtaatgaattaaaaaataaagctgAGAGTATTGATtgtgttaaaaatgtatcgcaaTT GTACGACAAGGCAGTCAAAATATTTGAGCAGTGTAAGAATGAAAAATCTCATAAAGGTGTAAGACCAACAGAAATGGTAAAATtaatctttgaatttttaaaagtactagaagcacaatttaataatgaaaatatttctgagataataaa aCGCATGGCAAAATTAGAAGTTGAATTGTTAACATTGGAAAGAATTTTTGATTCGGTCGCAGTTATGACGACAGTATATCACGAAAAACTTCAAAATGTAACAAACTGCACTTTTAGTAATATACCTCACATTTCTAACAAGGAAGCATACTTAAACACATCCGTTGCCGTACACAATGAAATGCTAACTACTTTGGGTAATAATGATATCAAAATGTCGAATGAATTGACTGATAAGCAGCTTTCAAATGTTCCTGTTGTTAAACCTAATGAAACTACAGATGGAGAAAATGATTTGATATATGACAATTTAGTGTTACGTCATAC attaaATCACTTTTTGATAGAGTTACAAAAGAAATACATGGAGGTGGTTAGTTTGGAGCTGTGA
- the LOC128873855 gene encoding glucosidase 2 subunit beta: MTMNDHRVCLVLLLSVSLLILLGHVAGSKVLQIRGIPNTKSSLYSPERDFQCLDGSLLIPFTRVNDDYCDCADGSDEPGTPACVNGSFYCENTGYKPRYIPSTWVNDGVCDCCDGSDEYGSNKECPNNCNELGKEARLERQKVEELIREGNKIRAEMITKGKQLKNDHQSRLVKLRADYEEAELVKKEKELLKNRAEEQETAALEKYKSAEPEQPAAEEGEEEEELHETEAEDYFKLLDSDNSNTITIMELKTRVTFDKDRDGVVSEEEALYFLNNQKEVDLREFIDSVWANMKPFLMLEQGMFKPGEHNEEEGQEHAEELTEQDKEEEDDGNEPEEVADDEQGKVQESVVQYDEETQAVVDEATSARENFQTAERSVNELQMEIRKLEEKLDRDYGVEQEFASLDGECFEYTDLEYVYTLCIFGKTSQRSKSGGNDITLGHWYDWIGPEGQKYSKMKYDRGLTCWNGPARTTIVNLSCGKENKLVSVTEPNRCEYAMEFSTPALCNLSIESTDAHDEL; this comes from the exons ATGACGATGAATGATCACAGAGTATGCCTGGTACTTCTTCTATCGGTCAGTCTGTTGATTCTATTGGGCCACGTAGCCGGCTCTAAAGTATTACAAATTCGTGGCATACCTAACACGAAAAGTTCGTTGTACTCACCGGAACGCGACTTCCAATGCCTCGACGGAAGCCTGTTGATACCATTTACACGCGTCAACGATGATTATTGCGATTGTGCTGACGGCAGCGATGAGCCAGGTACGCCCGCCTGCGTCAATGGCTCCTTTTACTGCGAAAACACCGGTTACAAACCCCGTTATATACCCTCTACCTGGGTAAACGACGGGGTTTGCGATTGCTGCGACGGTAGCGATGAATATGGTTCAAATAAAGAGTGTCCGAACAATTGCAACGAACTCGGTAAAGAAGCGAGACTAGAACGCCAGAAAGTGGAGGAGTTAATCAGAGAGGGGAACAAAATAAGAGCTGAGATGATCACCAAAGGCAAACAACTAAAGAACGATCATCAGAGTCGTCTGGTGAAGCTCAGAGCTGATTACGAAGAAGCTGAGCTTGTGAAGAAGGAGAAAGAACTGCTGAAGAATCGAGCGGAAGAACAAGAAACTGCTGCtctggaaaaatataaatcagcTGAACCTGAGCAACCTGCCGcagaagaaggagaagaggaggaagaacTGCATGAAACAGAAGCTGAAGACTACTTTAAACTCTTGGATTCTGATAATAGCAATACTATAACAATCATGGAACTAAAAACTAGAGTAACATTTGACAAAGACAGAGATGGAGTTGTAAGTGAGGAAGAGGCCTTGTATTTCTTGAATAACCAGAAAGAAGTCGATCTTCGAGAATTTATAGACTCTGTTTGGGCAAACATGAAACCCTTCTTAATGTTGGAGCAAG GTATGTTCAAACCAGGTGAACATAACGAGGAAGAAGGGCAGGAACACGCGGAAGAATTAACGGAGCAggataaagaagaagaagacgacggTAACGAACCAGAAGAGGTCGCAGATGACGAGCAAGGTAAAGTCCAAGAAAGCGTGGTTCAGTACGATGAAGAAACCCAAGCTGTGGTCGACGAAGCAACGAGTGCTCGAGAGAATTTTCAGACAGCAGAGAGATCGGTGAACGAACTGCAAATGGAAATAAGGAAGCTCGAAGAGAAATTAGATCGCGATTACGGTGTCGAACAGGAATTCGCGTCTCTGGATGGAGAGTGCTTCGAGTACACAGACTTGGAGTACGTGTACACGCTGTGTATATTTGGCAAAACATCGCAAAGATCTAAATCCGGTGGCAACGATATCACGTTGGGTCATTGGTACGATTGGATCGGACCTGAGGGTCAAAAATACTCAAAGATGAAATACGACAGAGGTCTCACCTGTTGGAACGGTCCTGCGCGTACCACTATCGTCAATTTAAGTTGtggcaaagaaaataaactagTCTCAGTGACCGAACCTAACCGATGCGAGTACGCTATGGAATTTTCTACACCTGCTCTGTGCAATCTTAGCATAGAGTCTACCGATGCACATGACGAATTGTAA